The genomic stretch GCCGTCATTGCGAGCCACCGGGTCGGCGCAAAGCGCCGCCCGATGACAGGCTCCGCGAAGCAATCCATCTTTCCGCATGCGAGGTGACAATGGATTGCTCTCGCGGAGCCTGTCATCGGGCGCGCATTCGCGCGACCCGTTGGCTCGCAATGACGTGGCTTCCACAGAATACGACTCCGCACTCTCGCGGCGCGATGCGCCCGAGCTGTTAATGACTGGTTCGCCCAAAGAAATAGAGGGCGCAGGGAATGCCGGGTGCTTGCTGCACCCGCGGTCTCGTGTGCAAAAGTGTGCAAAAAACGCACACGAGCATACAGGTACAGTCGGAGCATTCCGGCATTCCCTGCGCAATGGTTTTACGGCTTATACCGCGCTCTCCCCGGCGACGAATTCGTCTTGTCACCGTCGCTGACGGATTGAAGGATTGCCAAAACCCGGTTGGGTCGACTTATCCTCCGCCAGCTTGACACCAGCAACGGGTGCCAGGACCACACGGTTTTGCCGTACGCAGCCGCTCGACTTTGCCAACCGCCTTCGTCCGAAACCGGACTTCGGCGGGTCAAGCCGGGCATTGGCGCCGGTCGTCTGCGCGCTGTGTTCGCTCACGGACCGAAGCCCGCCCTGCGAACACCACCACGCGCCCGACGCTGCCGCGTCCACCGCATCCCGCCCCACGTTCGTGACGATGGCCAACGCCCCTCTACCGGGACGGGATGGCGGGAGTTATGCCGCTGATTTGGGGGGAGATGGGAAGAGGAATATTTTTGTTGGAGGGTCTGGACAGGGCAAATCACGTTGAAACCGTTACAGAAAATCAATTTTCCGCGCACGTCGATAATTTGCCCGACGGGCAGAGGTAAGGGGGCCGCACAGCTGGTTGCTGCACTAACTAGCTCGACGACAGCCGACGGGTCGCGCGAATGCGAGCGTGATGACAGAGGACAGTAAAATGCACTTTAACTGTAATTCGAAGCTGCAAGCAGACCGTTATGAGTGACCCTGCCTGCTCGAATATCTTGGAGAACATTGACGTTTTTCGTGACGTCGTCTGACGTTCTTTCGCGGTATAAGGTGGTCAAGCGGTGGTAGGGCCGTCCCGGAGCATGTCCTTGAAGGCTGGCAAGACCATGCTGTCTTCGAGCACGCGGTTGATCGAATCTTCCACCTTTGATCCCAAGGCGTCGCGCGCGCTTGAGATTTGACGGACGCAGAAGGTGACGTCATCGCTCCAGAATTCGTCAAACGCGTTTGCGTGTTCAAACCTGGTATGTGCGGGCTCCGCGCGCATCAGCCGTCCGGCCAAATGGATAAAGTCTACAGCCATTCCTTCTCGGAATTCTTGGGGCGCGCCGGACGTCCCGGCTACTTGGAGTCCGAGGCTGATAAGGCAGGTTGCAATCTGCAGCGTCAAGTATGTTGTCCCCGTGTCAATTCTCTGGAATTCCATTGCCTGTATGAGTTCTTCAATGACCGGGTTCAGATGGTCCCTAACAAAGTTGGTCGGAGCCGTTTTCCGGGCGATTGCCTGCCCGAGATGTCTAATTAATTCGTCCCGCTTGCGAATGTGAATCCACGAGGATTGCGTGTTCTCTGAAGCGCGGGGTAGACCATCAAGAAACCTTTTCAGCAGCAATTCATCGACCTTACTGGCTACATCACGCTGTTCATCGGTTCCTGCCGCAAGGCGAGAGGATATTCGCGCGACATTTTGTTCGCGATAGCCGACCACCTGCATGAGTTTTTCGGCGAGGGCCTTTAGGTCCATGCCTGCGGGCCAAACAGCAAGAAACTCATCGACCGTTTCGTCGATCTCGTGCCCATCCGTTGAATTCCGGGTTGCGACGAAGAGAAGTTTATTGAGAAAGGCTTCCGCTACCTCCATCCAAGCCGGACGATCGCTTACGGCCGCCGGTTGGGTCACGCTCTCGACGGGCTGCGATTGCTCGCTGCTCCAAATTATGATCGGCTTAACCGCTCGTTCTCCGTCAATCCCCTGCAGCAGATCTTCGATGTAGGCCTTCACGCGATGCGAGGTAACTTGATCGAGCTCGCAAATTGCAAAAGGCCAATCGCCCGCCGCTTTGCTCATGCTATTGGAAAGGAGGAAGGCCGTTGGTACGTCATTGTGGTCAATAACAACCAAATACCGGTCGTGGAATGCCTGGCGCTGCCTATCTCCCCGCTGCACATCAACGATCGAGATTTTACCACGTAAACGGTCAGACCACTCGTTCGCCGTATCCACCAATTTTTTTGAGTGGCTTTCTACCGCCTTTGTATCCGGACTTTCCGCGTCCGGATCGACATCGCCCGGAGAGATCAAAATCGTAAGAGTGATATTCTCGTGTCCTTGCCGTGCGATGACCCTTTGCAACGCCTCGCTGCCGAGAAAGGGATCAACCAGGTAGGCGCTCGCGGTTTTCGGTTCTTCAAGCTTGACCTTGATCCAGCGAATAACCGCAATCTGACCGTCGACGCCCCTTTCGAACCAAAGGCTTGTCGGCGACCAGCTCTCTTTTCCGACAAGGGCCGCAACGCTCCGCCGATTGCGCCTGATCGTGTCAAAACCGCCTGAACGATCGCCGATAGAGGGTCCGCTGAAAGCAACGGTACTGACTCTCGGCCGATCTTGAAGGTCGGCGCTTTCCGGAGCCCCCCGAAAAACCTTCGGCAAAAGATCTGCCCGTCCAAGCGCCGCAATTCCGAACTCGAAGCCTTGTATGAACGTTCCTTCTAATCGTTGG from Bradyrhizobium sp. Ash2021 encodes the following:
- a CDS encoding VPA1262 family N-terminal domain-containing protein; this translates as MSLVLTVFGIAAQAESPVFCYAFLRDVRGTGAYPKPNLPRNKVPNGTTRLPLGAFEGLELVCWDKILNDDEATAAQENIALGRFSVPKQCPIESSTEFTGDLGEPSIVREGKTWVRSSGTAILWCRSLAISGGIDRISECLAKSQGIGRAPAALFKLIELIAEQSGLGETFKSGRRIGLVDRLYREENDVSLNGPLLTVVPEKPDFRSKAPMLCCSVQRHSAAQDRPFTLHVSLANHDELLTDYIVEMPAGVPEVIIEAASHITDVVLEAFNPDGKLAQRLEGTFIQGFEFGIAALGRADLLPKVFRGAPESADLQDRPRVSTVAFSGPSIGDRSGGFDTIRRNRRSVAALVGKESWSPTSLWFERGVDGQIAVIRWIKVKLEEPKTASAYLVDPFLGSEALQRVIARQGHENITLTILISPGDVDPDAESPDTKAVESHSKKLVDTANEWSDRLRGKISIVDVQRGDRQRQAFHDRYLVVIDHNDVPTAFLLSNSMSKAAGDWPFAICELDQVTSHRVKAYIEDLLQGIDGERAVKPIIIWSSEQSQPVESVTQPAAVSDRPAWMEVAEAFLNKLLFVATRNSTDGHEIDETVDEFLAVWPAGMDLKALAEKLMQVVGYREQNVARISSRLAAGTDEQRDVASKVDELLLKRFLDGLPRASENTQSSWIHIRKRDELIRHLGQAIARKTAPTNFVRDHLNPVIEELIQAMEFQRIDTGTTYLTLQIATCLISLGLQVAGTSGAPQEFREGMAVDFIHLAGRLMRAEPAHTRFEHANAFDEFWSDDVTFCVRQISSARDALGSKVEDSINRVLEDSMVLPAFKDMLRDGPTTA